The Plutella xylostella chromosome 9, ilPluXylo3.1, whole genome shotgun sequence genome has a segment encoding these proteins:
- the LOC105381934 gene encoding trypsin CFT-1, whose amino-acid sequence MRVLYAFVLCVAAAAAVPAPSPPQSRIVGGSTTTISRYPYGAATLYSWDGSSYWQGCGGAVLTPTAILSAAHCYYFLPGNGVITPSRWRVRVGSTYANSGGSVFTLRSIIMHPNYDSYSNDFDFAILRTVYGIPLTNIVQQVAIASPTYNLPDNSPVWAIGWGLTAYQGQASEQLKHVEVWTFNQNTCRNRLAQLGYALTDNMLCSGWLDVGGRGQCNGDSGSPLIHYNQQGQAVVVGVTSWGIDCATAAYGSVSARVSRVSVWIQQNAA is encoded by the exons ATGCGTGTGCTTTATGcgtttgtgttgtgtgtggcGGCTGCGGCTG CGGTCCCAGCGCCGTCACCACCTCAGTCCCGCATCGTGGGCGGGTCTACCACCACCATCTCGCGGTACCCGTATGGAGCGGCCACCTTGTACTCGTGGGACGGCTCCAGCTACTGGCAGGGCTGCGGGGGCGCCGTGCTCACCCCCACCGCCATACTGTCCGCCGCGCATTGCTACTA CTTCCTGCCTGGAAACGGCGTCATAACCCCCTCAAGATGGCGCGTCCGGGTCGGCTCCACCTACGCCAACAGTGGCGGCTCAGTCTTCACCCTTCGCTCCATCATCATGCACCCCAACTATGACAGCTACAGCAACGACTTCGACTTCGCAATCCTGAGGACCGTCTACGGGATCCCGCTGACGAATATAGTTCAGCAAGTGGCCATTGCTTCCCCGACTTACAACCTGCCTGACAACTCGCCTGTCTGGGCTATCGGATGGGGGTTGACTGCT TACCAAGGCCAGGCCTCCGAGCAACTGAAACACGTGGAAGTGTGGACCTTCAACCAGAACACCTGCAGAAACCGTCTGGCTCAGCTCGGCTATGCACTCACTGACAACATGCTGTGCTCTGGCTGGCTCGACGTGGGCGGCCGTGGCCAGTGCAACGGGGACTCTGGGAGCCCTCTGATCCACTACAACCAGCAGGGTCAGGCTGTGGTGGTCGGTGTGACCTCTTGGGGCATTGACTGTGCTACCGCCGCCTATGGCAGTGTCAGCGCGAGGGTGTCTAGGGTATCTGTCTGGATCCAGCAGAACGCAGCTTAG